A single genomic interval of Coturnix japonica isolate 7356 chromosome 14, Coturnix japonica 2.1, whole genome shotgun sequence harbors:
- the LOC107320748 gene encoding testis-expressed protein 2-like, producing the protein MRAMADQAAVAAEASPTLVPSPGSPRHRDISGTKSHPSSTRENGSGGEGSGTLFPMEGDTKPLSMLLADVPRGPQPQLGPSKSRTAPSSPSVSPSESRAALLRLREARLEDTRRRLSEAVQEPLSRLSRLMAEESSPAGRAKAEGSLGRGESGGRGDGGQRACDWSPWEPTLNCRYEICSYGDVIQVVEVAQHKAEPPEQPPPSALPGGTVPGQALACVALLTYGYLVLPLPPYAAGLCLGLTCGVLLGLLAVLLLLLKPPPLPRLRHELLPHTPRGAHGLQGWLNQLHSYDHELYHPSLTHSVLATLDGATLKLSYPKSNIPRQATFAEEILDVAFVSHRCYDMSGAKVSLCPPGLARKRLWNKKYPICILFPEQTDTEHGSSNEHGTELPGDEGTRKPQAPGQDVPGDCRERCLYLFGRTGREKEEWYHHLLRACHGTPSSSRGEAKPGKEPAAQSSASSISGSTEDIPSAIRSKELVGIFQQKIFLDYSTYMAQFVPAETGSSPEQSPPHSTLGSPAATKLSEDTAGCSEGCVAWVNALVGRIFWDFLRERYWAEQVSCKIQKKLSKIKLPYFMNELKLTELDMGTSIPSILSASKPTINDRGLWVDMEVTYSGSLQMTLETKMNLCKLGKDGAAEDSGQVEPSGEGTKPRLILLADSDAESSSAGSSDEEDIVTAESAGAPGERVLPPSTEGHVSSNSTGRKILRFVDKIAKSKYFQKATENEFIKKKIEEVSNTPLLLMVEVQELAGTLTVNVPPPPTDRVWYSFRVPPQLELKVCPKLGEREVTFVHVTEWIEKKLKHEFQKILVMPNMDDLIIPIMRSGLNSQPLTGELPRDVPARGEKKL; encoded by the exons ATGCGAGCGATGGCAGACCAGGCTGCAGTGGCGGCGGAGGCTTCTCCAACCCTGGTACCATCCCCAGGCTCTCCTCGACACAGGGACATCAGTGGGACAAAGTCCCATCCCTCCAGCACCAGGGAGAATGGCAGTGGTGGAGAGGGCAGCGGGACCCTATTCCCCATGGAGGGGGACACGAAGCCCCTCTCCATGCTCCTGGCTGACGTCCCACGGGGTCCCCAACCGCAGCTGGGCCCATCTAAGTCCCGCACGGCCCCATCCTCCCCCAGCGTGTCCCCATCAGAGAGCCGTGCCGCGCTGCTCCGGCTGCGggaggccaggctggaggaCACCAGGAGGCGGCTGTCGGAGGCCGTGCAGGAGCCCCTCAGCCGTCTGAGCCGCCTGATGGCCGaggaaagcagccctgcaggccgGGCAAAGGCAGAGGGCAGCTTGGGGCGAGGGGAATCAGGGggcagaggggatggggggcagcGGGCGTGCGACTGGAGCCCCTGGGAACCCACCCTGAACTGCCGCTATGAGATCTGCTCCTACGGGGATGTCATCCAGGTGGTGGAGGTGGCACAGCACAAGGCCGAGCCCCCGGAGCAGCCACCGCCATCAGCCCTGCCGGGGGGCACGGTGCCAGGCCAGGCCTTGGCCTGTGTCGCACTGCTCACCTATGGTTACCTGGTGCTGCCGCTGCCGCCCTATGCTGCAGGCCTCTGTCTGGGCCTCACCTGCGGCGTGCTGCTGGGCCTGCTCGCtgtcctgctcctcctgcttaAGCCGCCACCGCTGCCACGTCTGCGCCACGAGCTGCTCCCACACACCCCACGGGGAGCCCACGGCCTGCAG ggctggctgaACCAGCTGCACAGCTATGATCACGAGCTGTACCACCCGTCACTCACACACTCAGTGCTGGCCACGCTGGATGGGGCCACCCTCAAGCTGTCCTACCCCAAAAGCAACATCCCACGTCAGGCCACCTTTGCAGAGGAGATCCTCGATGTCGCCTTCGTCAGCCATCGCTGCTACGATATGAGCGGTGCCAAG GTCTCCCTCTGCCCCCCCGGCTTGGCCCGAAAGCGACTATGGAACAAGAAGTACCCCATCTGCATCCTCTTCCCAGAGCAGACAGACACAGAGCACGGCAGCAGCAATGAGCATGGCACAGAGCTTCCAGGGGATGAGGGGACGAGGAAGCCACAGGCACCTGGCCAGGATGTCCCAGGGGACTGCAGGGAAAGGTGCCTGTACCTCTTTGGGAGgacaggaagggagaaggaggagtgGTACCATCATCTCCTGCGAGCCTGCCATGGgacccccagcagcagccgTGGTGAAGCTAAGCCAG gcAAAGAaccagctgcacagagcagtgccagcagcattAGTGGGAGCACTGAGGACATCCCCTCTGCCATCAGATCCAAGGAACTGGTTGGAATTTTTCAGCAGAAGATTTTTCTGGATTACAGCACCTACATGGCCCAATTTGTACCAGCAGAGACAGGGAGCAGCCCAGAGCAAAGCCCCCCTCACAGCACactgggcagccctgcagccaccaaG ctcagtgAGGACACAGCTGGGTGCAGCGAGGGCTGCGTGGCCTGGGTGAATGCACTGGTAGGACGCATCTTCTGGGACTTCCTCCGGGAGCGATACTGGGCTGAGCAGGTATCCTGCAAGATCCAGAAAAAGTTGAGCAAGATCAAG CTCCCATATTTCATGAATGAGCTGAAGCTGACAGAGCTGGACATGGGCAcatccatcccttccatcctcAGCGCCTCCAAGCCCACCATCAATGACCGAG GTCTCTGGGTGGATATGGAGGTCACCTACAGTGGCTCATTGCAGATGACCCTTGAGACAAAGATGAACCTTTGCAAGCTGGGGAAAGACGGTGCTGCAGAGGACAGTGGCCAGGTGGAGCCAAGTGGAGAAGG GACCAAACCTCGGCTCATCCTGCTGGCAGACAGTGACGCAGAGTCATCCAGCGCCGGCTCCTCCGATGAGGAGGACATTGTCACTGCAGAATCTGCTGGAGCCCCAGGGGAGCGAGTCCTGCCACCCAGCACTGAAGG CCATGTCAGCAGTAACAGCACGGGCCGGAAGATCCTGCGTTTTGTGGATAAGATTGCCAAGTCCAAGTACTTCCAGAAGGCCACAGAAAATGAGTTCATCAAAAAGAAGATTGAGGAAGTTTCCAACACACCGCTGCTGCTGATGGTGGAagtgcaggagctggcaggcaCCTTGACTGTGAATGTGCCACCACCACCAACTGACCGTGTCTG GTACAGCTTCCGTGTCCCACCCCAGCTGGAGTTGAAGGTGTGCCCAAAGCTGGGTGAGAGGGAGGTAACATTCGTACATGTCACTGAGTGGATTGAGAAGAAGCTGAAGCATGAATTTCAG AAAATTTTGGTGATGCCAAACATGGATGATCTCATCATTCCAATCATGCGTTCTGGCCTGAATTCTCAGCCACTCACtggggagctgcccagggacgtACCAGCCAGGGGAGAGAAGAAGCTCTGA
- the MSRB1 gene encoding methionine-R-sulfoxide reductase B1: MSFCSFFGGEVFKDHFEPGVYVCARCGYELFSSRAKYEHSSPWPAFTETIHEDSVAKRKERPGALKVSCGKCGNGLGHEFLNDGPKRGQSRFUIFSSSLKFIPKGKSDKDPQEK; this comes from the exons ATGTCGTTCTGCTCGTTTTTCGGAGGGGAAGTGTTCAAGGATCACTTCGAGCCGG GTGTGTATGTATGTGCCCGCTGTGGCTATGAGCTGTTCTCCAGCCGTGCCAAATACGAGCACTCATCCCCCTGGCCGGCCTTCACCGAGACCATCCACGAGGACAGCGTGGCCAAGCGCAAGGAGCGTCCGGGGGCCTTAAAG GTGTCCTGTGGCAAGTGCGGCAACGGGCTGGGCCATGAGTTCCTCAATGACGGCCCCAAGCGGGGGCAGTCCCGGTTCTGAATATTCAGCAGCTCGCTCAAATTCATCCCTAAAG GCAAATCAGACAAAGACCCACAGGAGAAATAA